The Malus domestica chromosome 17, GDT2T_hap1 genome contains the following window.
ACGATCCGACGGCTCACCTTTCTCCTTGCTTCCCTCACCGTGGGGTCCGAGTCCAGCTTCAGCAGCAGTCGCATCAGGGACTCGTTCATCCTCAGCTTCTCGCGCTCGCTTGTCCTGACGGAATCAACAGTTTCTTGCCGTTGGATCAGGCGCTGGAACTCGTCGGCCTCGGAGTGGACGGCTGCGATTGTTTTGAAGTGGGTGCGGATGAGGTGGGCCCGGTAGGCCGATTGAATTTTGATGGCTGCGGTGGATTGCGGTAAGTGAAGGGTGATGGGAATTGGGGCGTTCGAGGACTGGATGGGAATTTCGGTGGTGGTGGGAGGGGTCTGCAACTGTGAGAAGGTTTCATCATCTTTGGCTAAGCCCTGGTGAATTTGAGTGAGTGAAAAAGGGTGGGGGGTGTGTAGAGAAGGAAAGAGGGTGGGTGCGGAGGGAGGGAGGGTCgcgggtgggggggggggtgggggtgtTCTGGGTTTCTGGTTTTGGGGTGGGGGACTCGGGTGGGGTGGGGGAGGGGTTATCATTTCTGGAttgcagggaagaagatgaagatgagggATATGGGTTTGGGGGTTGCGGGGAGAATAAAGGATTTTGGGAGTTGCAGAAGGGTGGGGGGAAGGAAGGGAGACAAAGGAAGggtttttctagtttttttttaattttttttaattttaatatttagaagatttaggttttttttttaaaaaagtaaaaaattatttttttgccacatggcagccacatcagcacaaatgtggcagccacgtcagcatttaacagactaatagatggaaaatctaacggaggtgttattttgaaataaaatggtactggatgtatgaaagtgaaatgttttaaagttgttgtatgaggttgtaatagaccacaaaactgaggggctactatgtaatttaccctattttttatttaaagaataaaaaattaaaaaataaaagtctCTTCCCACCCTACTTCCACGTTatctcactctctccctttataaaaaaaaaaatatatatatatatatatatatatatattcacacaCAAAATATGTAGGCATATGCTAatctaataattaaaaaaaaattaaagaataaaattaaattaaacgggagtaggaagaagaaaaatacgTGTTCTGATGTCATTTTCTTCTTATAGTATCATTATCCAATCCAATGAAGAGATCCCATGGACTTATTGTGGATCACCAGTGTGGAAAAGAGTTAGGTTGTAGCAGTTAGCTACGTGTCACGACAAAGTGACTCCATCATGTATTGTCGGGCCAACACGTGTATCAAGGATGGATGGTTGACTTTTATCAAAGCTACGGAAAAGGATTCTCGTAAGATtctttttctaaaaattctgtGATCGTGATCGTtaatcgtacatcgtgcagtcagtttttattaggtactatatatatatatatatatatatatatatatatatatatatatatatatatatatatatatttaattttaaaatttaaattttaaaataatttctaaccacacgatatacgatgaacgatcatAATCACGAGATTCCTAAGATACCTAAGAAAAGAATCATCACCGAATCCTTTTCCCAGAACTACCATCATTCATTTCATTCCTGAATTCCCAAAAAggcaacaaaaaagaaaaaaaggggaaagaaaaaaatctaCTGCATAATTTGCTTCTTTCTAGATCACTAGATTAATTAAACATGATTAAGCATGATTGCTTAcactataataattaattaaacagtATCTTAGGAAAACCCTGGAGATTAAATTGAGACTAAACCAAGTTGACTTGACTGAGTGTTGTGTTCTGTCACTCACACATTGCATGATGCCACATaaaataaaccctaaaccctaatttcaaAGCAAGTTTTAGCTAAACTAAACCCTTTCATTGGTGCCAATTAACTTAATTAAACAAACCAACATGTGAGATTGTGCAACCTCTGAGATGTACGATTTACTACTCGCACGTCGAAGAACTAAATGAGTTATGTGTAAGATGTTCTGTGGTTTATATTTATGATACACGATTGACACCGCTAAGCCACATTGTAATTCTTAATCTATGAGGTGAATCAGTGATCGCATATACTGTATTCAAAGGAATACTATACAAATGCAAGTAAAATGAGAGATATTCCGAAGAAATTAAGGTTGCACAATAAAATCAATTAGTAATATGAGGAGTAGCTCAACATCTTATAAACTCTTGCATTGATATATCTTTCACTGATGTGGGACAAACTGTCCCCATAATCAACTCTCAACACGCCTCTACACGTGTAGGCGGACAACAATTGGGTGACACGTGAGCACGTGTGACCCTTTGGGCTTTCATACGAGAGACAAtctgctttgataccatgaaaaaattgaaattctaccataaaaccaatcgGCAATATGAGAAGTAGTCAACATTTTATAAGCCCTTGCATTGGTCTATTCATCACCGGTGTGGAACAAATTGTCCTCACATATTCAACTCTCAACATATTCTCTCGTCACACGTTCATCACTTAATACGCGTTTATTGGAAGAGTGTTGCATCTTTTTTAACACGTGACAAACATCTTTTGGACCAGTACTACGCTAAATTTATATCATAGTTGCAAGAGAAAACCAATCAAGTGAAAATATCCACAACACGCGTCGTCACTGCATTCGTAAGACACCCTCAAgtgaaaatattcaaaatatgcATATCACCAAATTAGTACGAGTTTGTCTTATGCATAGAAAGTTGCCCAggtttccaaatttttttctcGAGATGCAGGGCGAGGGGCAATGCAAAGGgagttcaaaagaaaaatcactCCCACCAAGATTCAACTTTAAAGTAAAATAGAAAAGAAGCCATGTGGGCAATGCATCTACTAGATGTCTAGGGTTTAGAAACCCAGCTCTATT
Protein-coding sequences here:
- the LOC139193394 gene encoding BAG family molecular chaperone regulator 5, mitochondrial-like, which gives rise to MITPPPPHPSPPPQNQKPRTPPPPPPPATLPPSAPTLFPSLHTPHPFSLTQIHQGLAKDDETFSQLQTPPTTTEIPIQSSNAPIPITLHLPQSTAAIKIQSAYRAHLIRTHFKTIAAVHSEADEFQRLIQRQETVDSVRTSEREKLRMNESLMRLLLKLDSDPTVREARRKVSRRIVDAIISEDVDGFWGGRDDGFGRNWDDILAEMKEEACRDKGGEEMERFCAMVIVLPTGEDTCMLASGQET